In the Topomyia yanbarensis strain Yona2022 chromosome 3, ASM3024719v1, whole genome shotgun sequence genome, one interval contains:
- the LOC131687150 gene encoding protein starmaker-like translates to MRQTSGLKLFPGIFDPNPYIPRTHPAVLRVTSSAYQGPYVYDWMGGTEDGEVGYVKSTSDEGRGGFHHTESSHKKDGNDYEHEKQSGYGEESDDELDYNDKPIPPTVRKHDSGGRTYDVNEEQSNDEKDPNKQTTYGVAPTKAKKKPMMLEFGTRLESPGKTTHKKNHNGYETVIYHEDDHKSTEKGYDWRNSHSPPPKSVVIQPKEEKSINEIDESKNEGEEDMEEEQEDRDLSDDDDSVRESERSDYEDNYDSFRYGNAFSKNDDDKDHNEERSDERNEKKGGSGGNSYDYDEEVDREEIDEAANDDRYFGFDNDDYDEKDKRQYEYASEADYDAQ, encoded by the exons ATGAGACAGACCTCCGGGCTCAAACTGTTTCCGGGCATATTCGATCCGAATCCGTACATTCCGCGAACACATCCGGCGGTGCTTAGAGTGACATCAAGTGCCTATCAGGGCCCGTACGTTTACGATTGGATGGGTGGCACGGAGGACGGCGAAGTCGGATACGTGAAGTCAACTAGTGATGAAGGCAGGGGCGGTTTCCATCATACGGAAAGTTCACACAAGAAGGATGGTAATGATTACGAACACGAGAAACAATCCGGGTATGGAGAGGAGTCCGACGATGAGCTGGATTACAACGATAAACCGATACCGCCGACGGTTCGCAAACATGATTCCGGTGGCCGAACATATGATGTGAACGAAGAACAAAG TAACGACGAAAAGGATCCTAATAAGCAGACAACCTACGGTGTCGCTCCAACAAAGGCTAAAAAGAAGCCAATGATGCTTGAGTTTGGAACGAGGCTCGAGTCGCCAGGGAAAACAACTCACAAGAAAAATCACAACGGCTACGAAACAGTGATCTACCACGAAGATGATCACAAAAGTACCGAAAAAGGCTACGACTGGCGAAACAGTCATTCTCCACCGCCCAAATCGGTGGTCATTCAGCCAAAGGAGGAAAAATCCATCAACGAGATAGACGAAAGCAAGAATGAGGGTGAGGAGGATATGGAGGAAGAGCAGGAAGATCGTGATTTGTCGGATGACGATGACAGTGTGCGAGAATCGGAGCGATCAGATTACGAGGATAACTACGACAGTTTTAGGTATGGTAATGCGTTCTCCAAAAATGATGATGACAAGGATCATAACGAAGAGCGCAGTGATGAGCGGAACGAGAAGAAGGGAGGATCTGGTGGCAACAGCTACGACTATGACGAGGAGGTGGATCGAGAGGAAATTGATGAAGCGGCCAATGATGATCGATATTTTGGATTTGATAATGACGACTACGACGAAAAAGATAAGCGCCAGTACGAATACGCGAGCGAAGCAGACTATGATGCTCAGTGA